One stretch of Streptomyces sp. NBC_00443 DNA includes these proteins:
- a CDS encoding metallopeptidase family protein — MDTPVPPRAAGPGPRRRDRHGRGMRGPIAPPQVPLAASRADVFADLVQDSVERLERRWPQLADMDFLVLEVPRVDGPGRAWNDEAVPLGGTIPAREGRPARVVIYRRPVEIRTKGRDERAALVHEVVVEQVAELLGLTPETVDPRYGED, encoded by the coding sequence ATGGACACCCCCGTACCGCCCCGTGCCGCCGGCCCCGGGCCCCGCCGCCGTGATCGCCACGGTCGGGGCATGCGCGGCCCGATCGCACCGCCCCAGGTCCCCCTCGCCGCGAGCCGCGCCGACGTCTTCGCCGACCTGGTCCAGGACTCCGTGGAACGCCTCGAACGCCGCTGGCCCCAGCTGGCCGACATGGACTTCCTGGTCCTGGAGGTCCCCCGCGTGGACGGCCCCGGCCGAGCCTGGAACGACGAGGCGGTCCCCCTGGGCGGCACCATCCCCGCCCGCGAGGGCCGCCCGGCACGGGTCGTCATCTACCGCCGCCCGGTGGAGATCCGCACCAAGGGCCGCGACGAGCGAGCAGCCCTGGTCCACGAAGTGGTCGTGGAACAGGTGGCCGAGCTGCTGGGTCTCACACCGGAGACGGTGGACCCCCGCTACGGCGAGGACTGA
- a CDS encoding DUF3499 domain-containing protein produces the protein MSPVRRCSRTACGRPAVATLTYVYADSTAVLGPLATYAEPHCYDLCAQHSERLTAPRGWEVVRLLDSSAPARPSGDDLEALANAVREAARPQERAAQAGGGGGRGADPMEVARRGHLRVLRSPDN, from the coding sequence GTGAGCCCTGTACGTCGCTGTTCGCGCACCGCTTGCGGCCGTCCCGCCGTCGCGACGCTGACGTACGTCTACGCCGACTCGACCGCGGTCCTCGGCCCGCTCGCCACCTACGCCGAACCCCACTGTTACGACCTGTGCGCCCAGCACTCCGAGCGCCTCACCGCCCCTCGCGGGTGGGAGGTCGTACGGCTGTTGGACAGTTCGGCTCCGGCCCGTCCCAGCGGTGATGACCTGGAAGCGCTTGCCAACGCCGTGCGCGAGGCGGCCCGTCCGCAGGAGCGGGCGGCCCAGGCCGGCGGGGGCGGGGGCCGTGGGGCCGACCCGATGGAGGTCGCGCGGCGTGGGCATCTGCGGGTGCTCCGGTCGCCCGACAACTGA
- a CDS encoding L-lactate permease — MYVQELEPVAGSLGLSALVAALPLVIVLVLLGGVRMKAHLAGLTGLLAAVLVAWLAYGMPLGQTLSSGAQGALFGLFPILWIVVNALWVYRMTVRTRHFDILRRSFGRLSDDPRIQALVIAFCFGALLEALAGFGAPVAICAVMLVALGFDPVRAAVVALVANTAPVAFGAMGTPVVTLAQVTGLPLDDVASVVGRQTPLLALVVPLVLVGLVDGRRGLRDTWVPALVCGIAFAVAQFAASNYVSAQLADIGAALAGAGALVAVPHARVPATEAVRASVLTGSRSEELDEDDPRREVVRAYAPYALIVVIFSIAQIPVVKDWLAEATRTFDWPFLNVADPDGDPVSGNVFSWPIMSTGGTLVLLAGVCTAVVLGVHARVAVREWVATVHELRFAILTVTSVLALAYVMNLSGQAATIGYFVAAAGAGLAFLSPVLGWFGVAVSGSDTSANALFGALQVTAARESGLSPELLAAANSSGGVLGKMISPQNLTIACAAVGLAGREGDLLRRVLPWSLGLLLVMCLIVVGQSSPVLGWMLP; from the coding sequence GTGTACGTGCAGGAACTGGAACCCGTCGCCGGCTCGCTCGGCCTGTCCGCGCTCGTGGCGGCCCTGCCGCTGGTGATCGTCCTCGTCCTGCTGGGCGGGGTCCGGATGAAGGCCCACCTGGCGGGGCTCACGGGGCTTCTGGCGGCCGTGCTGGTCGCCTGGCTCGCGTACGGCATGCCGCTCGGTCAGACGCTCTCCAGCGGCGCCCAGGGAGCGCTCTTCGGGCTCTTCCCCATCCTGTGGATCGTCGTCAACGCCCTGTGGGTGTACCGGATGACCGTCCGCACGCGTCATTTCGACATCCTGCGCCGGTCGTTCGGGCGGCTCTCCGACGATCCCCGGATCCAGGCCCTCGTCATCGCCTTCTGCTTCGGTGCCCTGTTGGAGGCCCTGGCCGGGTTCGGCGCGCCCGTCGCGATCTGCGCGGTCATGCTGGTGGCGCTCGGGTTCGATCCAGTGCGCGCGGCGGTCGTCGCGCTCGTCGCCAACACCGCGCCCGTGGCCTTCGGCGCGATGGGAACGCCCGTGGTGACGCTGGCGCAGGTCACCGGACTGCCGCTGGACGACGTGGCTTCCGTGGTGGGACGTCAGACACCCTTGCTGGCCCTGGTCGTTCCGCTCGTGCTGGTCGGGCTCGTGGACGGACGGCGCGGGCTGCGGGACACCTGGGTGCCCGCCCTGGTCTGCGGAATCGCCTTCGCCGTCGCCCAGTTCGCCGCCTCCAACTACGTCTCCGCGCAACTCGCCGACATCGGCGCTGCCTTGGCCGGCGCGGGCGCCCTGGTCGCCGTACCGCACGCGCGTGTGCCCGCCACCGAGGCCGTACGCGCGTCCGTGCTGACCGGGTCGCGGAGCGAGGAGCTGGACGAGGACGATCCGCGGCGCGAGGTCGTACGGGCCTATGCGCCGTACGCGTTGATCGTCGTGATCTTCTCCATCGCGCAGATCCCGGTCGTCAAGGACTGGCTGGCCGAGGCGACCCGGACGTTCGACTGGCCCTTCCTGAACGTCGCCGACCCGGACGGGGATCCGGTCAGCGGCAACGTCTTCAGCTGGCCGATCATGTCCACCGGCGGCACGCTCGTGCTGCTCGCCGGAGTGTGCACGGCGGTCGTGCTGGGGGTGCACGCGCGCGTGGCGGTCAGGGAGTGGGTCGCGACCGTGCACGAGTTGAGGTTCGCCATCCTGACCGTGACGTCCGTGCTGGCGCTCGCCTACGTCATGAACCTCTCCGGGCAGGCGGCCACCATCGGCTACTTCGTGGCGGCGGCCGGCGCCGGGCTCGCCTTCCTGTCGCCGGTGCTGGGCTGGTTCGGGGTGGCCGTGTCCGGATCGGACACCTCGGCCAACGCACTGTTCGGCGCCCTGCAGGTGACGGCGGCCCGCGAGTCGGGGCTGTCGCCGGAACTCCTGGCCGCCGCCAACAGTTCAGGTGGTGTGCTCGGCAAGATGATCTCGCCGCAGAACCTCACCATCGCGTGCGCAGCCGTGGGGCTCGCGGGCCGGGAGGGGGACCTGCTGCGACGCGTGCTGCCGTGGAGTCTGGGCCTGCTGCTGGTGATGTGCCTGATCGTGGTCGGCCAGAGTTCACCGGTGCTGGGCTGGATGCTGCCCTGA
- a CDS encoding phosphomannomutase/phosphoglucomutase: MAADLSQLVKAYDVRGVVPDQWDESLAELFGAAFVRVTGASAIVIGHDMRPSSPGLSRAFARGAATQGVDVTEIGLCSTDQLYYASGALNLPGAMFTASHNPAQYNGIKMCRAGAAPVGQDTGLADIRELVEDWSESGAPEPAAKTGMITQRDTLEDYAAHLTSLVDLTSIRPLKVVVDAGNGMGGHTVPTVLADLPLDVVPMYFELDGTFPNHEANPLDPANIVDLQKRVREESADLGIAFDGDADRCFVVDERGAPVSPSAITALVASRELAKHGGKGTVIHNLITSWSVPEVVKENGGTPVRTRVGHSFIKAEMATTGAIFGGEHSAHYYFKDFWNADTGMLAALHVLAALGGQDGPLSGLVAQYDRYAGSGEINSTVADQAGRLAAIKSAYQAREGVELDELDGLTVTAADWWFNVRPSNTEPLLRLNAEARDEATMAKVRDEALAIIRG, from the coding sequence GTGGCTGCTGATCTGTCACAGCTCGTGAAGGCGTACGACGTCCGAGGGGTCGTCCCGGACCAGTGGGACGAGTCCCTGGCCGAGCTCTTCGGGGCCGCCTTCGTGCGGGTGACCGGCGCGAGCGCGATCGTGATCGGGCACGACATGCGACCCTCGTCCCCCGGTCTGTCCCGCGCCTTCGCGCGCGGGGCGGCGACCCAGGGCGTCGACGTCACCGAGATCGGTCTGTGCTCCACCGACCAGCTGTACTACGCCTCGGGTGCGCTGAACCTCCCGGGCGCGATGTTCACGGCGTCGCACAACCCGGCCCAGTACAACGGCATCAAGATGTGCCGCGCTGGCGCGGCCCCGGTCGGCCAGGACACCGGCCTCGCGGACATCCGCGAACTGGTCGAGGACTGGTCCGAGTCGGGCGCCCCGGAACCGGCCGCGAAGACGGGAATGATCACGCAGCGGGACACGCTGGAGGACTACGCGGCCCACCTGACCTCCCTCGTGGACCTGACCTCCATCCGCCCCCTGAAGGTCGTCGTCGACGCGGGCAACGGCATGGGGGGTCACACCGTGCCGACCGTGCTCGCGGACCTCCCGCTGGACGTCGTCCCGATGTACTTCGAGCTGGACGGCACATTCCCGAACCACGAGGCGAACCCGCTGGACCCGGCGAACATCGTCGACCTCCAGAAGCGGGTCCGCGAGGAGTCCGCCGACCTGGGCATCGCCTTCGACGGCGACGCCGACCGCTGCTTCGTCGTCGACGAGCGCGGCGCGCCCGTCTCCCCGTCCGCCATCACCGCCCTGGTGGCTTCGCGCGAGCTCGCCAAGCACGGCGGCAAGGGCACGGTCATCCACAACCTGATCACCTCCTGGTCGGTCCCGGAGGTCGTCAAGGAGAACGGCGGCACCCCGGTCCGCACCCGCGTCGGCCACTCCTTCATCAAGGCCGAGATGGCCACGACCGGCGCGATCTTCGGCGGCGAGCACTCCGCCCACTACTACTTCAAGGACTTCTGGAACGCCGACACCGGCATGCTGGCCGCCCTGCACGTCCTCGCGGCCCTAGGTGGCCAGGACGGCCCCCTGTCCGGACTGGTCGCCCAGTACGACCGCTACGCCGGCTCAGGCGAGATCAACTCCACCGTCGCCGACCAGGCGGGCCGCCTGGCGGCCATCAAGTCCGCCTACCAGGCCCGAGAGGGCGTGGAACTCGACGAACTCGACGGCCTTACCGTCACGGCCGCCGACTGGTGGTTCAACGTCCGCCCGTCCAACACGGAGCCGCTGCTCCGCCTGAACGCGGAGGCACGGGACGAGGCGACGATGGCGAAGGTGCGGGACGAGGCGTTGGCGATCATCAGGGGCTGA
- a CDS encoding Trm112 family protein, with amino-acid sequence MPLEAGLLEILACPACHAPLKEQEAELICTGQGCGLAYPVRDGIPVLLVDEARRPA; translated from the coding sequence ATGCCGCTGGAAGCCGGCCTCCTGGAGATCCTCGCCTGCCCGGCCTGCCACGCCCCCCTCAAGGAGCAGGAGGCCGAGCTGATCTGCACCGGCCAGGGCTGCGGCCTGGCGTACCCCGTCCGCGACGGCATCCCCGTCCTGCTCGTGGACGAGGCCCGCCGCCCCGCGTAA
- a CDS encoding SIS domain-containing protein, with product MLDESLLDTPEALAEADRRALLRGAAEAGARVRTAARHTAEAGINDLKPDGRPRAILIAGPGAAAICVADLLGTLAGATSPVTRLAPAGVAPAAGALRWELPGWAGSVDLLLIATPDGTEPGLSLLAEQAYRRGLTVVAVAPAGSPLTEAVHNNHGLFVPMATAPYEEGEEEVLAASAPGVLWALLTPLLALLDRTGILTAPPDAVEKVADRLDHIAERCGPAIATYSNPAKTLAAELADSLPLIWTEGVSAGPAGRRFAAALAELSGHPALVSELPEALAAHSALLAGRLAANADPDDFFRDRVEETPALHARVVLLRDRPIGGLTAAPAARDLALSHDTPISELEPETGGELETLAELIAITDFAAVYLALASGA from the coding sequence ATGCTCGACGAATCGTTGCTGGACACGCCGGAGGCGCTCGCCGAGGCCGACCGCCGTGCCCTGCTGCGCGGCGCGGCCGAAGCAGGCGCCCGTGTCCGTACCGCCGCCCGGCACACAGCCGAGGCCGGCATCAACGACCTCAAACCCGACGGCCGTCCCCGCGCGATCCTCATCGCGGGCCCAGGTGCCGCCGCCATCTGCGTCGCCGACCTGCTCGGCACACTCGCCGGCGCCACCAGCCCCGTCACCCGGCTGGCTCCCGCAGGCGTCGCCCCCGCCGCGGGCGCCCTGCGCTGGGAACTCCCCGGCTGGGCCGGCTCCGTGGACCTGCTGCTGATCGCCACCCCCGACGGCACCGAGCCGGGCCTGTCGCTCCTCGCCGAGCAGGCGTACCGCCGCGGTCTCACGGTCGTCGCAGTGGCCCCCGCAGGCTCCCCGCTCACCGAAGCCGTGCACAACAACCACGGCCTGTTCGTGCCGATGGCGACCGCCCCGTATGAGGAGGGGGAGGAAGAAGTCCTCGCCGCCTCCGCCCCCGGCGTCCTGTGGGCCCTGCTCACCCCGCTGCTGGCGCTCCTCGACCGCACGGGCATCCTCACCGCTCCGCCCGACGCCGTGGAGAAGGTCGCCGACCGCCTCGACCACATCGCCGAACGCTGCGGGCCCGCCATCGCGACCTACAGCAACCCCGCCAAGACCCTGGCCGCGGAACTCGCCGACTCGCTCCCGTTGATCTGGACCGAGGGCGTCTCCGCCGGCCCGGCCGGCCGCCGCTTCGCCGCCGCGCTCGCCGAGCTCTCCGGCCACCCCGCCCTCGTCTCCGAACTGCCCGAAGCACTCGCCGCGCACAGCGCCCTGCTCGCCGGCAGGCTCGCGGCGAACGCCGACCCCGACGACTTCTTCCGCGACCGCGTGGAGGAGACACCGGCCCTGCACGCGCGCGTGGTGCTGCTGCGCGACCGGCCGATCGGCGGCCTCACCGCCGCGCCCGCCGCGCGCGACCTGGCCCTGAGCCATGACACGCCGATCAGCGAACTGGAGCCGGAAACAGGCGGCGAGCTGGAGACCCTCGCGGAACTGATCGCCATCACCGATTTCGCCGCCGTTTACCTGGCGCTCGCTTCGGGAGCCTGA